A region of the Kaistia geumhonensis genome:
GGCTGCGATCACGGCATAAGCACCCTGGCGGCGGGCGAGGCTCGGGTCCTTCTCGACGCGGTAGAGCGGCATCTCGGCCGTTCGGCGAAAGATCGAGAAGACGGCCTTTTCCTTCAGATGATCGATCGCATAGTCACGCCACTCGCCGGCGGCGACCATGCGGCCATAGACGCGCAGGATCTGGTTGAGCTCGTGCCTGTTGAAGGCGATCTGGCGGGGGCCTGGCGACGGCTGGTGATGGAGCGGTGCGTGCAGTTCGGGCGGCGAAGCGGTGAAGGGCACCAGCGTCGCCGCCGAGCGGTTCTTCGCTTCCTCCTCGCTGTCGGACAACAGCG
Encoded here:
- a CDS encoding DUF2794 domain-containing protein, whose product is MSDSEEEAKNRSAATLVPFTASPPELHAPLHHQPSPGPRQIAFNRHELNQILRVYGRMVAAGEWRDYAIDHLKEKAVFSIFRRTAEMPLYRVEKDPSLARRQGAYAVIAAGGYVMKRGHDLHQVLSVLDKKLKLVDG